TGATCCAgttctttctctttgccttgTTAATTGTGACTGAGGGATTTCTCCTGGCAGCCATGGCTTATGACGGCTTCATTGCCATCAGCAACCCACTCCTCTACACTGTCCAGATGTCAACTCGTCTCTGCATTCAGTTGGTAGCTCGTTCCTATTTTTGTGGCTGCATCAGCTCAGTTCTTCAGATGAGCATGGCATTTACTTTGTCCTTTTGTGCTTCCCACACCATTGATCACTTTTGCTGTGATGACTGTCCACTTCAAAGGATATCTTGTTCTGACCTCTTCATCTATAGGATGGTTTCTTTCACCTTATCTGGCACCATTATCATGACTACcataatagttattattatttcttacttGTATATTGTGTCCACAGTTCTGAAGATACGCTCCTCTGAGGGACTTAAGAAAGGCTTCTCCACTTGCAGCTCTCACTTAGGAGTCGTGAGTGTACTGTATGGTGCCATCTTTTTTATGTATCTCACTCCAGACAGATTTGCTGAGCTGAGTAAAGTGGCCTCCTTATGTTACACCTTAGTCACTCCCATGTTGAATCCTTTGATTTACTCCCTGAGAAACAAAGATGTCAAAGAAGTGCTAAAGAAACTTCTAGAGAAGAGAAATAcaattgtttgatttttatttattttccaccaTTGATTTTGTGGGAATTTCTGTCTTATGCCTCATGGCCATTACTGAAAATCATTTTCCATAAAATATATGAGAATTTTTTCAAGGTGACTTACCTGGAACACGTTAATTCTGAATGTCCTGGATATTGGAGATATACTGAATATTAGATCATTTTTCAAGATGAACCTCACACTCTCTCAAGTATGACTTTCTTTCACCGAattgatttcctttattttaatggTTTGTTGCTGAACCTGACTTTTATATGTCATTCTATTGTATAAACAATGTTTTGTCTGATGtttgtctaaaaaaaaattggaaggggaggaaaaccataagagactatggactctgaaaaacaacctgagggttttgaagggttggggtgggaggttgggggaacaggtggtgggtaataggggagggcattgcatggagcactgggtgttgtgcaaaaacaatgaatactgtcacgctgaaaaaaataaattaattaagaaaaaaaaatcccccccccaaaaaaaataaaaggcagagagaaaatttaaaaaaaaattgctcataGCAATATACACAATCAGTAGTGATGGACAGTAATGcccaacttcttttttcttcttcttctacatcttgttctttttttccctttcttcttcttctttttttttttttttaaatttgagagcgatagaaagagcaagagtgagagagagagagagagtttgtgcTGGGGCACAATgagagaatttcaaacaaatgccccctgagcacagagcaaGACATGGCCCCTGAGcacatgacctgagtggaaaccaaaagtcagacactcaacatctgagccacccacgtgcctgaATActcaacttattttttaaaaaataatatttcccaACTTAATAACTACCCTTTTTTAGCATGTTaaactgaattttcattttgaatgtaGTATGGTAAGTGTATTTTatcaagaggaagaaaaaataataagaaacaaaTGATATATAATCTTTGCTATATGCattaatttggaaaatgttttttcaAGTGTGTCAGGTATTGTAGGTTTTTCTGAGACACTGCTAGTTGCTAAATCTTACTATAAGAAACCAAAGTGGTAGTGCAAACATTTTTGGGCAAACATTCCCTCAGTCTGGATTTCTATGCATTTTTTCCCATGTTAATTATTGTGAGAAATATTGAATAAAGTTATGGAGAAAGTTGGTCATTAAAATAATGTGTGCTCTAtcagttcctgattaaaacacttcaaagtatagggatagagggaacattcctgaacttcataaaatctatctatgaaagacccacagcaaatatcatcctcagtgggaaaaagctcacagccttcccgttgagatcaggaacacgacaaggatgcccactctcaccactcttgttcaacatagtactagaaatcctagcaacagcaatcagacaacaaagagaaataaaatgtatccaaataggcaatgaagaagtcaaactctcttcgcagatgacatgatcctttatatggaaaatccaaaagactccacccccaaactcctaGAACTGATACAGCAATCCAgaaacatggcaggatacaaagtcaatgtacagaaatcagtggctttcttatacactaacaatgaaaatacagaaagggaaattagggaattgattccatttactatagcaccaaggaccataatatacctgggaataaatctaaccaaagaggtaaaggatctgtactcaaggaactacagaacactcatgaaagaaattgaagaagacacaaaaagacggaagaccattccatgctcttggattggaagaataaacatttttaaaacatttttaaaatgtctatactgctgggtgactcagtgggtgaaaaccactgccttcagctcaggtcatgatcccagagtcctgggatcaaaccccgaattggcctctctgctctgaagggagcctgcttcctcctctctctctgcctgcctctctgcctacttgtgatttctgtgtgtcaaataaataaataaaaatctttaaaaaatattaaaaaaatgtctgtacttcttagagcaatctatacttttaatgccattctgatcaaaactccactggtatttttcaaagaactggagcaaataatcctaaaatttgtatggaatcagaagagaccccagattcctaaggaaatgttgaaaaagaaaaacacaactagGGGCATCACGTTActggatttcaagctttactacaaagctgtgatcaccaagacagcatggtaatggCATAAAAATAGGCACACCAACCAGTgcaacagagtggagagcccagatatggaccctcaactctatggtcaaataatctttgacaaaacaggaaaaatatacagtggaaaaaagatagtctcttcaataaatgatgctgggaaaattggacagctatatgtagaagaatgaaactcggccattctcttacacaatacacaaagataaactcaaaatggataaaagacctcaatctgagacaagaatccatcagagtcgtagaggagaacataggcagtaacctctttgatatcagccacagcaacttctttcaagatatgtctccaaaggcaaaggaaacaaaagtgaaaatgaacttttgggacttcatcaggatcaaaagcttctgcacagcaaaggaaacagtcaacaaaacaaagagacaacccacggaatgggagaagatatttgcaaatgatagtacagacaaaaggttgatatccaggatctataaagaactcctcaaactcaacacacacaaaacagataatcatatcaaaaaaatgggcagaagatatgaacagacacttctccaatgaagacatacaaatgactatcagacacatgaaaaaatgctcatcatcactagccatcagggagattcaaattaaaatcacattgagataccaccttacaccagttagaatggccaaaattagcaagacaggaaacagcgtgtATTGgagagaatgcggagaaaggggaaccctcttacactgttggtgggattgcaagttggtgcagccactttggagaacagtgcggagattcctcaagaaattaaaaatagagcttccctatgaccctgcagttgcactactgggtctttaccccagagatacagatgtagtgaaaagaaggaccatctgtacccttatgtttatagcagcaatggccacggtcgccaaactgtggaaagaaccaagaaacccttcaatggacgaatggataaggaagatgtggtccatatacatcatggagtattatgcctccatcagaaaggatgaatacccaacttttgtatcaacttggacaggactggaggagattatgttgagtgaaataagtcaagcagagagagtcaattatcatatggtttcacttatttgtggagcataacaaataacatggagggcatggggagatggagaagagaggggagttgagggaaattggaaggggagatgaaccatgagagcctatgcactctgaaaaacaacctgagggtcctgaaggggcgggggatgggaggttgggggagccaggtggtgggtattggggagggcatgtatttcgtggagcactgggtgtgttgcaaaaacaatgaattctgttactctgaaaagaaattaaaaaaattaagaaaaaaaatagcgtGTGGTCTAAAATTTACTCATCTATGCCTCTGAATATTCattgtttcataattttattgactgTGTAATACATTCTGTGGTGGGTTCAGATGTAAATAAACTTGTTCTTCAAGGAGCTTACCATTTAGTGTGAAAATCACAACCTCCCACAGATAATTCAAATCCATAGATGTTTATGCTAAAGAGAAACCTACATATTTCAAAGTGGAGTGCCTGAGAACAGGTGCTCACAATTAGGTAAAGTCTTAGGTAGGTGGAAGATGTATTTATAGAGAATAAGATTGGAGTCAGTATACTGTTACATCAATTCATGTTATTGACGAGGGCTTGAAGTATAGCAATGTAAGTGAAAGAAGGCTGATTTGAAAATTTCTACGTTAGATACAGAGAACTGATTGACTGATTAATATGAGGGGAGTACAGGAAGGAGGTATATCTCAGCATGTGTGAACTGGTATCATGTTTCTGGTGATGGTACCAACAGATAAAAAGTAAAGGAACTCTTAGCAAAGTAGGAATAGAGGGGCATTTCCTCACCTTGCaaaagaatatctacaaaaacCTTCAGctaaaattacatttaatgttCATGAAATAGAAGGTTTCCCACTAAGATAGGAATCAGGGAAGGATGTCCCCCTTCACCATATCTCTTCAGCAGTTGTTTGGAAGTCTTAAGTGATGcaatagacaaaaaaataaataaaagtattatgggctgaattatgtCTTCCCAACTCATATGTTGAAGGCCTAACCCCTAGTATCTCAGTATGTGACTATAGTTGGAGATAGAACCTTCAAAGCAAGGCTACTACAGTGGATTTTAATACAGTCTGAccagtgtctttataagaagagattaggacacacagagagatactGGATGTGCATGTGCTCTGAGGGACAATCATGTGAAGAGGAAACCAATGGCAGACATCTACAAGGCAAGGAAAGAATcctcagaatatttatttatggCACATTGATCATGGACCTCTAGTCTATACAAAAGTTCACTGGTTTCCGTATACCATCATTGaccaagtagaatttaaaatgaaaacacagtgctGTTTATATTATCACTTACCCcaataaaacacttaggaatGAACTTCACACAATATGTACCAGATTTCTAGAAGGAATAGCATAAAATTCTAATGGAAGAACTCAAAGAAGACCTAGATAAATGGAGAACCACTGAAGGTTCATGGAGAGGAAGATTAACATTgtcaagatgtcatttcttctgAACTTGAGATATATTTTCAATGCAATCTCAACGAGttattttttggttatttgtGGTTATTGACAAACTTCAGGTAGTAAAGTGAAGTTTATATGAAAAAGCAAAAGACCAGAAAAGCCAACAGTATatggaaggagaagaacagaATCAGAGGACTGACATTACACAACGTCAACTATGCACAACAGTacagctacaataatcaagacaatTGGTATTGTGAAAGAATAAACTAATAGAATAATGGTACAAAACTTAATAAACTGTGGATTCAGGATGACAATGGGTGTCACTGTAGGCTCATCACTTGTAATAAACATACCAATCTGGTGGGGCATGTTGACACTGGAcaaaggtatgtgtgtgtgtgggggggacaAAGTTAATTGGTAAATCTCTATACCTTACACTTCTATAAAAATTAGcatcttaattaaaaaacagacaaaaaacggTGTATTATTACACTcctattagaatgaccaaaataaaaaccactgaCTACATCAAAtgctgtcaaggatgtggagggaCAGCCACCCTCACTCATTGCTGCTGTGAATGTAAagtggtacagccattttggaaggcagttttTCAGGTTCatgcaaaactaaacatactcttactacATAATCCAGCAATTGTGCTCCTTGATGTTTACCCAAACAAGGTGAAAACTCATGTCCACACAAGAACCTGCACACAAACGGTGAATGAataataaactgtggtacatccagacaatagaataatattcagcactaaaaagaaatgagctaaatCTTTCAAGCTGTGAAAGACATGAGGGAACTGTAAATGCACATTACTAAGTGATAGAAGCCAACTTGAAAAGggtacatactgcatgattcccaCTATATAACATTTTCAAGTTATTGTACCTTTAAACTCCAGAATgtctttttgaaataatttctatttttttgtcttaTGCCTGTTCATTTTTATGACTGTATTATTGAAATCTCTTTGCTCTGAGAGGCACTCTGTGCCACCTCAGAGGCATAACCTTAGCCTTGTGCGTACTCTTGGATGTCAGCAGTTTTTTGGGCTAGCTTTGGCTATTTCCTCCCTTGATCATTTCATTGAGTGATGTGCCTCTGTAGGTTTTCCACCCAGCAGAGAGACTCCACTAATTCTTCTTGTTCTATTGTTTTGAAACATtgtaggacacacacacacacacatatatatacttttttattttttgctatgtTTCATATCTTTACTATCCAATTGTTTTGGTCTCCTCTGCAAAGATAGTCTTTAAGGCCAGTTTTTAGGTTTGCTCCAACACTAGGATAGCTTTCTTTGTTGCCTCCTTCTGTCGTTGTCTCTGGTAATCTTCTCGTTGGTCCACAGTTAGCTTTTTGCTTTCATGGAACTACCAGCCTCTTCTTAATTGCTTATTACCAAGTGTGTATTGTGTttgagagtcatttatgcttAAACTTTCCCACACTTCATTCCAAATAAAGCCAGTTCACTTGAGGAGAGCTTTGACGCCCTCTGTTGTTATGGCTTGCCTTTCATTCTAGGTGAAGCCTGTGTTGAAGCATTCTAGAAGTGGAACAGGAGCCGTGGCCTAGTTCTCTTAGAGTGACACTCTGGCTTTATGAGCAGGTTTCTGGGAGAGGTCAGAAGCCTATGATCTTCTAAGCTTACCTCTCTTGGCAAAATATCTCTATCCTTTGAACTGGAGCAAGTGGAATTGGAGGCCTGTAATTCTTGGCCTTGCATGCCTGGGATAGCTTCTACTCTATGAATAGGCCctaggaagaggaagagatttcTAGGCATTTTAGCCACTCTTGCCTTGAATAGAGCTTCTGCAACGTGGAGctggaagaaataagaaatgttttcAGCCCTCCCCTCTCAAGGTGATATGGTAGCCCCTGAGTGGGTTCTAGGTGAAGAGGAGCCTGTCTGCACTTGCCTGTGCACTTTATATCACCCTAGGCTGaaaagtggagggagggagtgggagtgggTTCTGGCTCAAATACAGATGTGTGCATATTCCTATTGGCTTTATTCACAATATCCCCAATTTCAGAACCTACACTGTATAGCACAGGCATACACcttgaatgaaaagtaaaatgagaagaGTAATTTCTTAACAGGAGTGAGAAGCGAATATACCTGAATGCAATTCCTGTAGCAATACAGAAATTTCTTGacaccaggaaaggaaagaaaaaagtcagcaCTGAAAAATTACTTCACATATCTTCTATGGTAAGGTCTATTAGCTTCTAGCTTAGCCTGAGGATTCTTTTAGGAGTCAGTTGGATGACACTGGATGTATATTGTTCTAGGGAATGATATATGCAGTGATCTTTCTTGGTGTTCCTCTCAGTGATAtcctggtgtgtatgtgtgtgtgtgtgtgtgagagagagagggagagagagagagagagagagaggagagcaagagTGAAAGCATGCTAATGTTtgattttatgtgtatgtgtgtgtctgatggtggttttgtgtgtgggggggatacAGCATATGGTACATGTGGAGGAACATTGTTCTCTCTTGACAGTCAACACTATTGTTAGGGTATTTTTTCTCGTCTTCATAATGGATTACTTATAGCCAATGGACAAAGATTTAAAGAATTAGGAGCATCATTCATTTGAGAGTTATTACACTATAGGACTCAGGTGTTGTCTGAAGGTTTCTGCATTTTATTCCTAGGGGATGGTTAGTAAAATATGCCTCCTTCAACCCACTCGTTTGCCCTTCATTACAGGAAAGAAACAAGACATAACCTTAGCAAGTGAGCATTTATTTGAAAATCTCCATGAAGTTTTTCTACTTAGTGGGTCCTCTGTTTtccccagcaatctgtgtttttagaaatgtgaaagaaaatgatGAGATTTTGTTAACGTATAAAAGAGGATTCTTTGAGAAAGAGATAGGTAAAGAGATGAATAGATATCACATCTGATGATAAGAtactattttgtatttaattGGAGGCTCTGTTGCCTTTTTGGTCATTTTACAAACTTTTCCATTAGTTGACACCAGAGGGAAAGGTAAAGATTGAAATGAGAATGTAGTAGGCAATTTCTCAAGCTCTgtttatggaaatgaaaacagacaCTTGGAGACTTGGCGATGCTTCATGGCAGAGAGtgaagggaaaggggcagagaaagtttctgctttcctctctcagACTTAACATTAATAGTGTAGAAAGCAGGAAGAATGGGCAAATCTGACAGCTCTGAAATATGTGGATTAAAcaattttatatgaaattaaCATAATCTAATTATTCAAGTAACTCTGAGATCTAGATACTGTTATGCACCCCATTTTACAGGAGGAAATAACAATGCAGAGATAgtatgtaacttgcccaaagtcacattgGCAAACCCAGAATTTGAAAGCTCAGTCTGGCACCTGAGCCTATTTTCTGAACTCTGACGTTAACCACGAACTCTTATTACCCTTAtgctttcttcctcatttatGAGGTGATATTGAGTCAGAGATGCTCAAACATTAGAAGTCATTATTTTCCCACCTCGTTCTCTTTTTGTCAACCATCAGTCAATATTCAGCTCACTTCACCTGCCATTCTAAAGATAGTCTCTTCTTTACTGTCCCTAATAAGTCTGCCTTTGGTAAAGCCATCATAACCTCTTACTTGGACAATCACACACTCTCTGGAATTACCATCTTCTCCTTATGAACATTTATCTTCCACAAGGCTACCAGTATGGTTTTTGTAAAATATCAGTTTGAACACAGTACTATATTCCTAAAAATCCCCAATGCCTAACCTCTGTCTACAGAATTAATGTCAGTTTCCTTGGGTTGACATAGAGGTTTGAATGATTTCCattagtttccttttaaaaagctcatccttcattcattttttgtgcATAACAAACTTCATGAAGTTCACCATATAGTTATTTCTCCCTTTGCATAGAAGCCTATTTATTTCATGTTGcttaatgctatttatttatttatttaaaaagatttttatttatttatttgacaaagatcacaactaggcagagaggcaggcagagagagaggaagggaagcaggctccccactgagcagagagcccaatgtgggacttaaccCCAGGATCCccgggaccataacctgagccaaaggcagaggccccaaccatCCGAACCACCCAGGTACTGCCAATGTTGGACATGTTCCCTGATATTTAGGACCAGTTCCCTTAAGAGGTTGTACTCTTTCTGTGTTTACAGACTGTGTTTATAGTCTTTTTCACTGGATTTCCATATGGTATTTTAATTCTCTAGTTAGCTATTTCCCCCTCATTTCATGGTGAGCTAAGTACTGAAATTATTTATATGTAGGGAATGTTATAGGACAAGTAGTACACCAAAATTCAATAATTATCAATGTGATGAATTAATTC
This DNA window, taken from Meles meles chromosome 7, mMelMel3.1 paternal haplotype, whole genome shotgun sequence, encodes the following:
- the LOC123947490 gene encoding olfactory receptor 9K2-like: MGDRGTSNHSEVTDFILVGFRVRPELHILLFLLFLLVYAMILLGNVGMMTVIMSDPRLNTPMYFFLGNLSFIDLFYPSVIAPKSMINFLSESKSISFAGCLIQFFLFALLIVTEGFLLAAMAYDGFIAISNPLLYTVQMSTRLCIQLVARSYFCGCISSVLQMSMAFTLSFCASHTIDHFCCDDCPLQRISCSDLFIYRMVSFTLSGTIIMTTIIVIIISYLYIVSTVLKIRSSEGLKKGFSTCSSHLGVVSVLYGAIFFMYLTPDRFAELSKVASLCYTLVTPMLNPLIYSLRNKDVKEVLKKLLEKRNTIV